One genomic region from Kamptonema formosum PCC 6407 encodes:
- a CDS encoding PAS domain-containing protein, translating into MQQLLKSFLSVDFMPHGRCYLWNPGLIWLHVISDLLIAVAYYSIPLLLLYFVQKRRDLPFNWMFLLFGAFIIACATGHIMEILTLWYPAYWLSGSLKALTAVISLSTAGLMIPLIPKALALSSPSQLEATNLALAKKIQEHEEAEEAIRVLNAELEQRVSDRTAALTWLNEQLQKEIADRKRAEETLQLTQFSVDCSADAVFWIGSDAKLLYVNDAASRTLGYSPEELLTMTFHDINPDFPETAWNLHWNVMRRCGSVNIEAHHRTKHNRIFPVEITINHLQFNGKEYHCAFARDITDRKLAEKALQARQEEFSSLVSNIPGAVYRCACDPHRTMAFLSDGIQAISGFRAKNFINSRTQSFASLILPEDREIVQDTVQKAVDLKQPYIIEYRLLHKDGNIRWVYDKGQAIFDGLGKVSWLNGAIFDITEHKQAEVERSELMASLQASEERLQLALAGTDQGLWDWNLVTGEVYFSAQWSQILGYAADEINGEARAWFHLVHSEDRPKVIQILKQHLAGSTPFFETEHRMLTKSGEWKWVLNHGKVVTCDEFEAMSEVGENQQEAIKFKSPKPLRMTGTLKDISDRKQAEDSLRESEAIAQQKAQQLELALKELRQTQSQLIHTEKMSSLGQMVAGVAHEINNPISFIYGNLTYATQYIKDVLNLVRLYQKYYPQPALEIQQQTEAIELDFLSEDLLKILSSMKMGADRIREIVLSLRNFSRLDESEKKPVDIHEGIENTLLILQNRLRTRSDIPEIQIIKKYGNLPKVECYAGQLNQVFMNLLSNAIDALEEFYRQKECRSYFDESGLSSFAVRGGPMILIRTELVEESVISIRIADNGQGMTEEVSHRLFDPFFTTKPVGKGTGLGLSISYQIVVEKHGGKLRCNSVLGQGSEFAIEIPLKC; encoded by the coding sequence ATGCAGCAACTATTAAAAAGTTTTTTGTCAGTAGATTTTATGCCTCACGGAAGATGCTATCTGTGGAATCCCGGATTAATCTGGCTGCACGTCATCTCAGATTTGCTGATAGCAGTAGCATACTATTCAATTCCGCTGCTACTCCTCTATTTTGTCCAAAAACGGCGAGATTTACCATTTAACTGGATGTTCCTGTTATTCGGAGCCTTCATTATCGCCTGCGCTACAGGACATATCATGGAAATTCTGACCCTGTGGTATCCTGCCTACTGGCTCTCTGGCTCCCTGAAAGCTTTAACAGCCGTCATTTCCCTATCCACAGCCGGATTGATGATACCGCTGATCCCCAAAGCCTTGGCCCTGTCAAGTCCATCTCAGTTAGAAGCGACAAACCTTGCTCTAGCAAAGAAAATTCAAGAACATGAAGAAGCAGAAGAAGCAATTCGAGTTTTGAATGCAGAATTAGAACAGCGAGTTAGCGATCGCACGGCCGCACTTACCTGGCTCAATGAACAACTGCAAAAAGAAATTGCCGATCGCAAACGCGCTGAAGAAACCTTACAACTAACCCAATTTTCCGTTGATTGTTCTGCCGATGCCGTATTTTGGATCGGCTCCGATGCCAAATTATTATACGTCAATGATGCTGCTTCCCGCACCCTTGGTTATTCACCAGAAGAGCTGTTGACAATGACTTTTCACGACATCAACCCAGACTTTCCCGAAACCGCGTGGAATTTACACTGGAATGTGATGAGGCGCTGCGGTTCAGTTAATATTGAAGCCCATCATCGTACTAAACATAATCGGATTTTTCCTGTCGAAATTACCATCAATCACCTGCAATTTAATGGTAAAGAATATCATTGTGCCTTTGCGCGGGATATCACCGATCGCAAACTAGCAGAAAAGGCTTTACAAGCAAGGCAAGAAGAGTTTAGCTCTCTAGTTTCTAACATTCCGGGAGCCGTCTATAGGTGTGCGTGCGACCCTCACCGAACGATGGCTTTCCTGAGTGACGGCATACAAGCTATTAGCGGCTTTCGAGCAAAAAACTTTATTAATAGTAGGACGCAATCTTTTGCCAGCCTTATTCTTCCCGAAGATCGAGAAATAGTACAGGATACAGTTCAGAAAGCCGTCGATTTGAAACAACCATATATTATCGAGTATCGGCTATTACATAAAGACGGTAATATCAGGTGGGTTTACGATAAAGGTCAAGCTATTTTTGATGGGTTGGGAAAGGTTTCATGGCTAAATGGAGCAATTTTTGATATTACAGAACACAAACAGGCGGAAGTAGAACGCAGTGAATTAATGGCATCCCTGCAAGCAAGCGAAGAGCGCTTGCAGCTAGCTTTAGCAGGAACCGACCAAGGATTGTGGGATTGGAATTTAGTAACGGGAGAAGTTTATTTTAGCGCTCAGTGGAGCCAGATTTTAGGCTATGCTGCGGATGAAATTAACGGAGAAGCGAGAGCGTGGTTTCATCTCGTGCATTCAGAAGATAGACCGAAAGTGATTCAAATTCTCAAACAACATTTAGCAGGTAGTACGCCTTTTTTTGAAACCGAACACCGAATGCTAACAAAATCTGGGGAGTGGAAATGGGTTTTAAATCACGGTAAAGTAGTGACTTGTGATGAGTTTGAAGCCATGTCCGAAGTTGGAGAAAATCAGCAAGAAGCTATTAAGTTCAAATCTCCTAAACCACTGCGGATGACGGGTACACTAAAAGATATTAGCGATCGCAAACAAGCAGAAGATTCTTTGAGAGAGTCCGAAGCAATTGCCCAGCAAAAAGCTCAACAGCTCGAACTTGCTCTTAAGGAACTCAGACAAACCCAATCTCAACTAATTCATACAGAAAAGATGTCTTCTCTGGGTCAAATGGTAGCTGGTGTTGCCCATGAAATTAACAATCCTATTAGCTTCATTTACGGCAATCTCACTTACGCCACTCAGTATATCAAAGATGTCTTAAATTTAGTTCGCCTCTACCAAAAATACTATCCCCAGCCAGCACTAGAAATTCAACAACAAACAGAGGCAATCGAGTTAGATTTTCTCAGCGAAGATTTACTAAAAATCTTATCTTCGATGAAGATGGGAGCAGATAGAATTCGGGAAATAGTTCTCAGTTTACGAAACTTCTCGCGACTAGATGAATCAGAAAAGAAACCTGTTGATATTCACGAAGGCATTGAAAATACCCTGCTAATTTTGCAAAATAGGCTGCGAACTAGATCTGATATTCCTGAGATTCAGATAATTAAAAAATATGGCAATTTACCTAAAGTAGAATGCTATGCCGGACAGCTAAATCAGGTATTTATGAACCTTCTGAGTAATGCTATTGATGCTTTGGAAGAATTTTATCGGCAAAAAGAATGCAGATCGTATTTTGATGAATCAGGCTTATCTTCTTTTGCAGTAAGAGGCGGGCCGATGATTTTGATTCGCACAGAGTTGGTAGAAGAAAGTGTAATTAGCATCCGTATTGCCGATAACGGTCAGGGGATGACTGAGGAAGTAAGCCACCGCTTATTTGACCCATTTTTTACTACTAAACCAGTCGGTAAAGGTACAGGTTTGGGCTTATCTATTAGTTACCAAATTGTAGTAGAGAAACACGGAGGTAAGTTGCGGTGTAATTCGGTATTGGGACAAGGTTCGGAGTTTGCGATCGAGATCCCTCTCAAATGTTAA